In Drosophila miranda strain MSH22 chromosome Y unlocalized genomic scaffold, D.miranda_PacBio2.1 Contig_Y3_pilon, whole genome shotgun sequence, a single window of DNA contains:
- the LOC117194778 gene encoding uncharacterized protein LOC117194778 isoform X1 — protein sequence MVTEPKSVEPKVSTKEAQCQSSDCETSQQEPVSQVSSPKGARVGIFNAEDFLSRAQMNDKINNILRSPTMPPNGVRQRSVYTNNPSPQASLRVGMTGGQLSQRMSNISLSSGTDSVGHMDRGSSSSLASSDTVGTNTITSGISKECANYPVGSQSARPYVQLPGIHISNPPQYGPGNMQEIDAGKMAHNGKALTGRYNATPTYGFDNEQNYCLNSQQLPSPLPPPPYALARVSSTRNFELENHTPPACPGSGPIPMTNGTIQLRLRDGVRIDMTLDKAVRVLNQRSMVAVALSRNCSNSALIHPNGRIFQSGAKVEIVTYDGMKGNNFVRYAKMWYKGVSFTSEACALIYLVDTAGTRTTTDTFTDLTKDYTLAVFYDDSRHGPSYMAEAHDVIANSAYTCTEDGTEIYDINGFRITQAADGLVKVTRVDNKCLIRTSPGNGSATLTTPGIHCTASLGKTSHLFVRRNEKRMHFDGSCFIVRNAGPSAGFNENNLLIVY from the exons atggtcaccgagccgaagtccgttgagcccaaggtcagcaccaaggaggcgcagtgccaGTCATCGGACTGCGAGACTTCCCAGCAGGAGCCGGTCTCGCAAGTAAGCAGCCCGAAGGGCGCCCGTGTGGGGATCTTCAATGCTGAGGACTTCTTGTCGCGTGCTCAGATGAAcgacaaaatcaacaacatcTTGCGCTCGCCCACCATGCCGCCCAACGGGGTGCGCCAGCGCTCCGTctacaccaacaacccatcgccg CAAGCAAGCTTGCGTGTCGGCATGACTGGGGGGCAGCTGTCCCAACGCATGAGCAACATCTCGCTGTCCTCCGGCACGGACTCCGTGGGCCACATGGatcgcggcagcagctccagtctcGCTAGCAGCGACACCGTTGGCACCAACACCATCACCAGCGGCATTTCCAAGGAGTGCGCCAATTACCCCGTCGGCAGTCAGTCGGCCCGTCCATACGTCCAACTGCCGGGCATACACATTTCCAACCCTCCCCAGTACGGGCCAGGGAATATGCAGGAAATAGACGCTGGCAAAATGGCGCACAACGGCAAGGCACTCACAGGGCGCTacaatgccacgcccacctatgGCTTCGACAACGAGCAGAACTACTGCCTG AATTCCCAACAGTTGCCGTCTCCATTGCCCCCTCCACCATACGCCTTGGCACGCGTGAGCAGCACACGCAACTTCGAGCTCGAGAACCACACACCGCCGGCATGTCCCGGCTCTGGACCCATTCCCATGACGAACGGAACCATCCAGTTGCGCCTCCGCGATGGCGTGCG CATTGACATGACTCTGGATAAGGCGGTGCGCGTGCTCAATCAGCGCAGCATGGTGGCAGTTGCTCTATcacgcaactgcagcaactcGGCTTTGATCCACCCCAATGGACGCATCTTTCAGAGCGGCGCTAAAGTCGAAATAGTCACCTACGACGGCATgaagggcaataactttgT TCGCTATGCCAAGATGTGGTACAAGGGTGTGAGCTTCACCAGCGAGGCGTGCGCTCTCATCTACCTGGTGGACACAGCCGGGACGCGCACCACAACCGACACTTTCACCGATCTGACCAAGGACTACACCCTGGCAGTGTTCTATGA CGACTCGCGCCATGGTCCCTCTTATATGGCTGAAGCCCATGACGTGATTGCCAATTCAGCTTACACCTGTACCGAGGATGGCACTGAGATCTATGACATAAACGGATTTCGCATCACCCAGGCAGCCGATGGCCTGGTGAAGGTCACTCGTGTGGACAACAAGTGCTTGATTCGCACCAGTCCCGGCAATGGATCGGCCACTTTGACCACACCTGGCATCCATTGCACTGCCTCTCTGGGCAAGACCTCGCATCTGTTTGTTCG TCGCAATGAGAAGCGCATGCACTTCGATGGATCCTGTTTCATTGTACGCAACGCCGGACCCTCCGCCGGCTTCAATGAGAACAACCTGCTCATTGTCTACTGA
- the LOC117194619 gene encoding uncharacterized protein LOC117194619 — MDRGSSSSLASSATVGTNTITSGISKECANYPVGSQSARPYVQLPGTHISNPPQYGPGNMQEIDAGKMVHNGKALTGRYNATPTYGFDNEQNYCLLPSPMPPPPYALARVSSTRNFELENHTPPACPGSEPIAMTNGTIQLRLRDGVRIDMTLDKAVCVLNQRSMVAVALSRNCSNSALIHPNGRIFQSGAKVEIVTYDGMKGNNFVRYAKMWYKGVSFTSEACALIYLVDTAGTRTTTDTFTDLTKDYTLAVFYE; from the exons atggatcgcggcagcagctccagtctcGCTAGCAGCGCCACCGTTGGCACCAACACCATCACCAGCGGCATTTCCAAGGAGTGCGCCAATTACCCCGTCGGCAGTCAGTCGGCCCGTCCATACGTCCAACTGCCGGGCACACACATTTCCAACCCTCCCCAGTACGGGCCAGGGAATATGCAGGAAATAGACGCTGGCAAAATGGTGCACAACGGCAAGGCACTCACAGGGCGCTacaatgccacgcccacctatgGCTTCGACAACGAGCAGAACTACTGCCTG TTGCCGTCTCCAATGCCCCCTCCACCATACGCCTTGGCACGCGTGAGCAGCACACGCAACTTTGAGCTCGAGAACCACACACCGCCGGCATGTCCCGGCTCTGAACCCATTGCCATGACGAACGGCACCATCCAGTTGCGCCTCCGCGATGGCGTGCG CATTGACATGACTCTGGATAAGGCGGTGTGCGTGCTCAATCAGCGCAGCATGGTGGCAGTTGCTCTATcacgcaactgcagcaactcGGCTTTGATCCACCCCAATGGACGCATCTTTCAGAGCGGCGCTAAAGTCGAAATAGTCACCTACGACGGCATgaagggcaataactttgT TCGCTATGCCAAGATGTGGTACAAGGGTGTGAGCTTCACCAGCGAGGCGTGCGCTCTCATCTACCTGGTGGACACAGCCGGGACGCGCACCACAACCGACACTTTCACCGATCTGACCAAGGACTACACCCTGGCAGTGTTCTATGAGTGA
- the LOC117194778 gene encoding uncharacterized protein LOC117194778 isoform X2 produces the protein MVTEPKSVEPKVSTKEAQCQSSDCETSQQEPVSQVSSPKGARVGIFNAEDFLSRAQMNDKINNILRSPTMPPNGVRQRSVYTNNPSPQASLRVGMTGGQLSQRMSNISLSSGTDSVGHMDRGSSSSLASSDTVGTNTITSGISKECANYPVGSQSARPYVQLPGIHISNPPQYGPGNMQEIDAGKMAHNGKALTGRYNATPTYGFDNEQNYCLLPSPLPPPPYALARVSSTRNFELENHTPPACPGSGPIPMTNGTIQLRLRDGVRIDMTLDKAVRVLNQRSMVAVALSRNCSNSALIHPNGRIFQSGAKVEIVTYDGMKGNNFVRYAKMWYKGVSFTSEACALIYLVDTAGTRTTTDTFTDLTKDYTLAVFYDDSRHGPSYMAEAHDVIANSAYTCTEDGTEIYDINGFRITQAADGLVKVTRVDNKCLIRTSPGNGSATLTTPGIHCTASLGKTSHLFVRRNEKRMHFDGSCFIVRNAGPSAGFNENNLLIVY, from the exons atggtcaccgagccgaagtccgttgagcccaaggtcagcaccaaggaggcgcagtgccaGTCATCGGACTGCGAGACTTCCCAGCAGGAGCCGGTCTCGCAAGTAAGCAGCCCGAAGGGCGCCCGTGTGGGGATCTTCAATGCTGAGGACTTCTTGTCGCGTGCTCAGATGAAcgacaaaatcaacaacatcTTGCGCTCGCCCACCATGCCGCCCAACGGGGTGCGCCAGCGCTCCGTctacaccaacaacccatcgccg CAAGCAAGCTTGCGTGTCGGCATGACTGGGGGGCAGCTGTCCCAACGCATGAGCAACATCTCGCTGTCCTCCGGCACGGACTCCGTGGGCCACATGGatcgcggcagcagctccagtctcGCTAGCAGCGACACCGTTGGCACCAACACCATCACCAGCGGCATTTCCAAGGAGTGCGCCAATTACCCCGTCGGCAGTCAGTCGGCCCGTCCATACGTCCAACTGCCGGGCATACACATTTCCAACCCTCCCCAGTACGGGCCAGGGAATATGCAGGAAATAGACGCTGGCAAAATGGCGCACAACGGCAAGGCACTCACAGGGCGCTacaatgccacgcccacctatgGCTTCGACAACGAGCAGAACTACTGCCTG TTGCCGTCTCCATTGCCCCCTCCACCATACGCCTTGGCACGCGTGAGCAGCACACGCAACTTCGAGCTCGAGAACCACACACCGCCGGCATGTCCCGGCTCTGGACCCATTCCCATGACGAACGGAACCATCCAGTTGCGCCTCCGCGATGGCGTGCG CATTGACATGACTCTGGATAAGGCGGTGCGCGTGCTCAATCAGCGCAGCATGGTGGCAGTTGCTCTATcacgcaactgcagcaactcGGCTTTGATCCACCCCAATGGACGCATCTTTCAGAGCGGCGCTAAAGTCGAAATAGTCACCTACGACGGCATgaagggcaataactttgT TCGCTATGCCAAGATGTGGTACAAGGGTGTGAGCTTCACCAGCGAGGCGTGCGCTCTCATCTACCTGGTGGACACAGCCGGGACGCGCACCACAACCGACACTTTCACCGATCTGACCAAGGACTACACCCTGGCAGTGTTCTATGA CGACTCGCGCCATGGTCCCTCTTATATGGCTGAAGCCCATGACGTGATTGCCAATTCAGCTTACACCTGTACCGAGGATGGCACTGAGATCTATGACATAAACGGATTTCGCATCACCCAGGCAGCCGATGGCCTGGTGAAGGTCACTCGTGTGGACAACAAGTGCTTGATTCGCACCAGTCCCGGCAATGGATCGGCCACTTTGACCACACCTGGCATCCATTGCACTGCCTCTCTGGGCAAGACCTCGCATCTGTTTGTTCG TCGCAATGAGAAGCGCATGCACTTCGATGGATCCTGTTTCATTGTACGCAACGCCGGACCCTCCGCCGGCTTCAATGAGAACAACCTGCTCATTGTCTACTGA